From the Anas platyrhynchos isolate ZD024472 breed Pekin duck chromosome 27, IASCAAS_PekinDuck_T2T, whole genome shotgun sequence genome, one window contains:
- the PLEKHA6 gene encoding pleckstrin homology domain-containing family A member 6 isoform X1 has protein sequence MGARAVMEQSILPHAGRAPASSRGAQLRHPSPAAAGAVHACRAAEAAVPLLLPAVARDSQPAFPSSPSLRKQQQQQQQQHGSSGSSAPPGPGASPRLLAASHNERRNTFLHPVTGQVPEENSRLDLQKPTLDMSSKAGGKRPATSSSSEPSNHAMVSEVPPERPGGRVSARSHAARRAVVETGCWGSPRALSASSPPLQASRPSRKGIAFGKRSNSMKRNPNAAVTKSGWLYKQASSGVKQWNKRWFVLVDRCLFYYKDEKEESILGSIPLLSFRVAAVQPSDNISRKHTFKVTVCWVEEVPASNGQSLSPQAEHAGIRTYFFSAENTEEQESWIQAMGEAARVQIPPTQRHEKTDSENIPPSKHHHHRNAVHREHPKADPDAKTRGEGDGRGSEKMERKPERMESKKEPLAKANGIAGQEMPSEPGSPYPEGPRVPPSTERPTQPNGWPYSSPSRPGSTAYPPPDGESAAHRRSFAPRTNPEKIAQRKSSMTQLQQWVNLRRGNVPPEELRSPTRFYPVSRRVPDYYSPYSPQYPEDYQYYPPGVRPDSICSMPAYERVSPPWALEDKRPSFRNGGPYQLREWKEHPAFGRQDVPLWLAGPGRQPTYFDEVDAASGSLRRMSLQPRSRSVPRSPSQGSYTRARVYSPVRSPSARFERLPPRGEEIYADPAAFMMRRSISSPKYDYLGDRRPVPAGMFPYHYPASPTVHDKMDELLDLQLQRNLEYLDQQMSESETLISMVNRMVETSSPRAQLYMQVTPFPEAYREPLHAYKISEQDTDKLLGKLCEQNKVLREQERLVQQLRAEKESLESALMGTHQELEMFGSQPAYPEKLLHKKESLQNQLINIRVELSQASTALANSTAEYESLESEVSALHDDLWEQLNLDIQNEMVNRQIQKEIWRIQDVMEGLRKNNPSRGTDTAKHRVAIGPSGTYSSNSPASPLSSASLTSPLSPFSLVSGSQGSPTKPGPSEEPGPPRPPLPKSYVPLEPPPTVPPLPSESRPWPYPTSPSWQRGGEAQRGQPKPSFEQSKKETQRAAAPTAPAEGPPGRQEQEAEKQAALNKVGIVPPRTKSPPEEEVVPAGSMLRRSAGGMANGLGSKERPKSAVFANETKVKMSVEEQIDRMKRHQSGSMKEKRRSLQLLGSQQPDTPGTKAPASYKVVRRHRSIHEVDISDLEAALRSDDPGKVHETPREEIARLRKMELEPQHYDVDINKELSTPDKVLIPERYIELEPDTPLSPEEMKEKQKKVERIKTLIAKSSLQNVIPLGEGEVDTPQDPETQLQEQEKRIEISCALAAEASRRGRMLSAQCATPSPPTSPASPTPPTNPLSSEPSRVADSSHFMRV, from the exons ATGGGGGCTCGCGCAGTGATGGAGCAGAGCATCCTCCCGCACGCTGGCCGTGCACCCGCATCCTCCCGCGGCGCGCAGCTCCGGCAcccatctcctgctgctgccggaGCCGTGCACGCCTGCCgagcagcagaggctgctgttcctctcctcctgcctgcagtcGCCAGGGACTCGCAGCCGGCGTTCCCCTCCTCGCCTTCCTTAcgtaagcagcagcagcagcagcagcagcagcacggcagctcgggcagctcagcaccaccggGGCCTGGAGCCTCTCCCcggctgctggcagccag CCACAATGAAAGGCGGAACACGTTCCTGCACCCAGTGACGGGCCAGGTCCCAGAAGAAAACTCAAGACTGGACTTGCAGAA ACCGACCTTGGACATGTCAAGCAAAGCAGGCGGCAAGCGCCCGgcgaccagcagcagcagcgagcccTCCAACCACGCCATGGTGTCGGAGGTGCCCCCGGAGCGCCCCGGAGGCCGGGTGAGTGCCCGGAGCCATGCGGCACGGCGGGCGGTGGTGGAgacggggtgctgggggtccccCAGGGCGCTGAgtgcctcctctccccctctgcAGGCATCGCGCCCCTCCCGCAAGGGCATCGCCTTCGGGAAGCGCTCCAACTCCATGAAGAGGAACCCCAACGCTGCCGTGACCAAAAGTGGCTGGCTCTACAAGCAG GCCAGCTCGGGGGTGAAGCAGTGGAACAAGCGCTGGTTCGTGCTGGTGGATCGCTGCCTTTTCTACTACAAAG ATGAGAAGGAGGAGAGCATCCTGGGCAGCATCCCCCTCCTCAGCTTCCGCGTGGCGGCCGTGCAGCCCTCCGACAACATCAGCAGGAAGCACACCTTTAAG GTGACTGTGTGCTGGGTGGAGGAGGTGCCGGCGAGTAACGGGCAGTCCCTGTCTCCCCAGGCCGAGCACGCCGGCATCCGGACCTATTTCTTCAGCGCCGAGAACACGGAGGAGCAGGAATCCTGGATCCAAGCCATGGGCGAAGCCGCCCGGGTGCAGATCCCCCCCACCCAGAG ACACGAGAAGACAGACTCGGAAAACATCCCTCCCAGcaagcaccaccaccaccgcaaCGCCGTGCACCGCGAGCACCCCAAGGCCGACCCCGACGCCAAGACCCGGGGTGAAGGCGACGGCCGGGGCTCCGAGAAGATGGAGAGGAAACCGGAGAGGATGGAGAGCAAGAAGGAACCTTTAGCCAAAGCCAACGGCATCGCGGGGCAGGAGATGCCCTCGGAGCCCGGCAGCCCTTACCCCGAGGGACCCCGGGTGCCACCGAGCACGGAGAGGCCGACGCAGCCCAACGGGTGGCCCTACTCTTCCCCCAGCCGCCCCGGCAGCACCGCCTACCCCCCACCCGACGGGGAGAGCGCTGCCCACCGCCGCAGCTTTGCCCCCCGCACCAACCCCGAGAAGATCGCCCAGCGCAAGAGCTCCATGACGCAGCTGCAGCAGTGGGTGAACCTGCGCCGGGGCAACGTGCCCCCCGAGGAGCTGCGGAG ccccaccaggTTTTACCCCGTTTCTCGCCGGGTACCCGACTACTACTCGCCCTACTCGCCCCAGTACCCCGAGGACTACCAGTACTACCCGCCCGGCGTGCGCCCTGACAGCATCTGCTCCATGCCCGCCTACGAGCGCGTGAGCCCGCCCTGGGCGCTGGAGGACAAGCGCCCCTCCTTCCGCAACGGGGGCCCCTACCAGCTCCGGGAGTGGAAGGAGCACCCCGCTTTTGGCCGCCAGGACGTCCCGCTTTGGCTCGCCGGCCCCGGCAGGCAGCCGACTTATTTCGACGAGGTGGACGCCGCCTCGGGGTCCCTGCGGCGCATGTCACTGCAGCCCCGCTCCCGCTCCGTGCCGCGCTCGCCCAGCCAGGGCTCCTACACCCGGGCTCGCGTCTACTCCCCCGTCCGCTCGCCCAGCGCCCGCTTCGAGCGGCTGCCACCCCGGGGAGAGGAAATTTACGCCGACCCCGCCGCCTTCATGATGAGGAGGTCCATCAGTTCGCCCAAG TACGACTACCTGGGCGACAGGCGGCCCGTCCCCGCGGGGATGTTCCCGTACCACTACCCAGCATCTCCCACGGTCCACGACAAAATG GATGAACTTTTAGACCTGCAGTTGCAAAGAAACCTAGAGTATTTGGACCAGCAG ATGAGCGAGAGCGAAACCCTGATCAGTATGGTGAACAGGATGGTGGAGACCTCCTCCCCTAGGGCTCAGCTCTACATGCAA GTGACGCCCTTCCCCGAAGCCTACAGGGAGCCTCTGCACGCCTACAAGATAAGCGAGCAAGACACCGAT AAGCTGCTGGGGAAGCTGTGTGAGCAGAACAAGGTGCTGCGGGAGCAGGAGAGGCTGGTGCAGCAGCTTCGAGCGGAGAAG GAGAGCCTGGAGAGTGCCCTGATGGGGACGCACCAGGAGCTGGAGATGTTCGGCAGCCAGCCAGCTTATCCGGAGAAGCTGCTGCACAAGAAGGAATCGCTGCAGAACCAGCTCATCAACATCCGCGTGGAGCTCTCGCAGGCCAGCACG GCTTTGGCCAACAGCACCGCTGAGTACGAGAGCCTGGAGAGCGAGGTGTCCGCCCTGCACGACGACCTCTGGGAGCAGCTGAACCTCGACATCCAG AATGAAATGGTCAACAGGCAGATCCAGAAGGAGATCTGGCGGATCCAGGACGTGATGGAGGGGCTGAGGAAGAACAACCCGTCCCGCGGCACGGACACCGCCAAGCACAGAG tggcCATCGGCCCCTCGGGCACGTACAGCTCCaacagccctgccagccccctgAGCTCGGCCAGCCTCACCAGCCCCCTGAGCCCCTTCTCCCTCGTCTCCGGCTCCCAGGGCTCGCCCACCAAGCCGGGTCCCAGCGAG GAACCCGGCCCGCCTCGACCTCCCCTCCCCAAGTCGTATGTCCCCCTGGAGCCTCCTCCGACCGTCCCTCCGCTCCCTAGCGAGAGCCGCCCCTGGCCGTACCCCACCTCCCCTTCCTGGCAGCGAGGCGGCGAGGCGCAGAGGGGACAG CCCAAGCCGAGCTTCGAGCAGAGCAAGAAGGAGACGCAGCGAGCGGCTGCCCCCACTGCCCCCGCCGAGGGGCCACcgggcaggcaggagcaggaggcagagaagcAAGCGGCTCTCAACAAAG TGGGCATCGTGCCCCCCCGAACCAAGTCTCcgccggaggaggaggtggtgccCGCGGGCAGCATGCTGAGGAGGAGCGCCGGCGGCATGGCCAACGGGCTGGGATCCAAG GAGAGGCCGAAGAGCGCCGTGTTTGCCAACGAGACGAAGGTGAAGATGAGCGTGGAGGAGCAGATCGACCGCATGAAGCGCCACCAGAGCGGCTCCATGAAGGAGAAGCGGcgcagcctgcagctgctgggcagccagcagcccgACACCCCCGGCACGAAGGCACCTGCCTCCTACAAGGTG GTGCGCCGGCACCGCAGCATCCACGAGGTGGACATCTCGGACCTGGAGGCAGCGCTGCGCTCCGACGACCCCGGCAAGGTCCACGAGACGCCCCGGGAGGAGATCGCCCGGCTGCGCAAGATGGAGCTGGAGCCGCAGCACTACGACGTGGATATCAACAAGGAG ctATCCACGCCGGACAAAGTCCTCATCCCCGAGCGGTACATCGAGCTGGAGCCCGACACGCCGCTCAGCCCTGAAGAGatgaaggagaagcagaagaaggtGGAAAGGATAAAAACCCTCATTGCCAAGTCCAG cCTGCAGAACGTCATCCCCCTGGGCGAGGGGGAGGTGGACACCCCCCAGGACCCCGAAacgcagctgcaggagcaggagaagAGGATAGAGATCTCGTGCGCGCTGGCTGCTGAGGCGTCCCGCCGGGGCCGCATGCTCTCGG CTCAATGCGCTACCCCAAGccctcccacctccccagcctccccGACTCCACCGACCAACCCCCTCTCGTCTGAACCATCCCGGGTCGCCGACAGCAGCCATTTTATGCGTGTCTGA
- the PLEKHA6 gene encoding pleckstrin homology domain-containing family A member 6 isoform X6 translates to MGARAVMEQSILPHAGRAPASSRGAQLRHPSPAAAGAVHACRAAEAAVPLLLPAVARDSQPAFPSSPSLRKQQQQQQQQHGSSGSSAPPGPGASPRLLAASHNERRNTFLHPVTGQVPEENSRLDLQKPTLDMSSKAGGKRPATSSSSEPSNHAMVSEVPPERPGGRASRPSRKGIAFGKRSNSMKRNPNAAVTKSGWLYKQASSGVKQWNKRWFVLVDRCLFYYKDEKEESILGSIPLLSFRVAAVQPSDNISRKHTFKVTVCWVEEVPASNGQSLSPQAEHAGIRTYFFSAENTEEQESWIQAMGEAARVQIPPTQRHEKTDSENIPPSKHHHHRNAVHREHPKADPDAKTRGEGDGRGSEKMERKPERMESKKEPLAKANGIAGQEMPSEPGSPYPEGPRVPPSTERPTQPNGWPYSSPSRPGSTAYPPPDGESAAHRRSFAPRTNPEKIAQRKSSMTQLQQWVNLRRGNVPPEELRSPTRFYPVSRRVPDYYSPYSPQYPEDYQYYPPGVRPDSICSMPAYERVSPPWALEDKRPSFRNGGPYQLREWKEHPAFGRQDVPLWLAGPGRQPTYFDEVDAASGSLRRMSLQPRSRSVPRSPSQGSYTRARVYSPVRSPSARFERLPPRGEEIYADPAAFMMRRSISSPKYDYLGDRRPVPAGMFPYHYPASPTVHDKMDELLDLQLQRNLEYLDQQMSESETLISMVNRMVETSSPRAQLYMQVTPFPEAYREPLHAYKISEQDTDKLLGKLCEQNKVLREQERLVQQLRAEKESLESALMGTHQELEMFGSQPAYPEKLLHKKESLQNQLINIRVELSQASTALANSTAEYESLESEVSALHDDLWEQLNLDIQNEMVNRQIQKEIWRIQDVMEGLRKNNPSRGTDTAKHRVAIGPSGTYSSNSPASPLSSASLTSPLSPFSLVSGSQGSPTKPGPSEEPGPPRPPLPKSYVPLEPPPTVPPLPSESRPWPYPTSPSWQRGGEAQRGQPKPSFEQSKKETQRAAAPTAPAEGPPGRQEQEAEKQAALNKVGIVPPRTKSPPEEEVVPAGSMLRRSAGGMANGLGSKERPKSAVFANETKVKMSVEEQIDRMKRHQSGSMKEKRRSLQLLGSQQPDTPGTKAPASYKVVRRHRSIHEVDISDLEAALRSDDPGKVHETPREEIARLRKMELEPQHYDVDINKELSTPDKVLIPERYIELEPDTPLSPEEMKEKQKKVERIKTLIAKSSLQNVIPLGEGEVDTPQDPETQLQEQEKRIEISCALAAEASRRGRMLSAQALAAASAVKFHGATF, encoded by the exons ATGGGGGCTCGCGCAGTGATGGAGCAGAGCATCCTCCCGCACGCTGGCCGTGCACCCGCATCCTCCCGCGGCGCGCAGCTCCGGCAcccatctcctgctgctgccggaGCCGTGCACGCCTGCCgagcagcagaggctgctgttcctctcctcctgcctgcagtcGCCAGGGACTCGCAGCCGGCGTTCCCCTCCTCGCCTTCCTTAcgtaagcagcagcagcagcagcagcagcagcacggcagctcgggcagctcagcaccaccggGGCCTGGAGCCTCTCCCcggctgctggcagccag CCACAATGAAAGGCGGAACACGTTCCTGCACCCAGTGACGGGCCAGGTCCCAGAAGAAAACTCAAGACTGGACTTGCAGAA ACCGACCTTGGACATGTCAAGCAAAGCAGGCGGCAAGCGCCCGgcgaccagcagcagcagcgagcccTCCAACCACGCCATGGTGTCGGAGGTGCCCCCGGAGCGCCCCGGAGGCCGG GCATCGCGCCCCTCCCGCAAGGGCATCGCCTTCGGGAAGCGCTCCAACTCCATGAAGAGGAACCCCAACGCTGCCGTGACCAAAAGTGGCTGGCTCTACAAGCAG GCCAGCTCGGGGGTGAAGCAGTGGAACAAGCGCTGGTTCGTGCTGGTGGATCGCTGCCTTTTCTACTACAAAG ATGAGAAGGAGGAGAGCATCCTGGGCAGCATCCCCCTCCTCAGCTTCCGCGTGGCGGCCGTGCAGCCCTCCGACAACATCAGCAGGAAGCACACCTTTAAG GTGACTGTGTGCTGGGTGGAGGAGGTGCCGGCGAGTAACGGGCAGTCCCTGTCTCCCCAGGCCGAGCACGCCGGCATCCGGACCTATTTCTTCAGCGCCGAGAACACGGAGGAGCAGGAATCCTGGATCCAAGCCATGGGCGAAGCCGCCCGGGTGCAGATCCCCCCCACCCAGAG ACACGAGAAGACAGACTCGGAAAACATCCCTCCCAGcaagcaccaccaccaccgcaaCGCCGTGCACCGCGAGCACCCCAAGGCCGACCCCGACGCCAAGACCCGGGGTGAAGGCGACGGCCGGGGCTCCGAGAAGATGGAGAGGAAACCGGAGAGGATGGAGAGCAAGAAGGAACCTTTAGCCAAAGCCAACGGCATCGCGGGGCAGGAGATGCCCTCGGAGCCCGGCAGCCCTTACCCCGAGGGACCCCGGGTGCCACCGAGCACGGAGAGGCCGACGCAGCCCAACGGGTGGCCCTACTCTTCCCCCAGCCGCCCCGGCAGCACCGCCTACCCCCCACCCGACGGGGAGAGCGCTGCCCACCGCCGCAGCTTTGCCCCCCGCACCAACCCCGAGAAGATCGCCCAGCGCAAGAGCTCCATGACGCAGCTGCAGCAGTGGGTGAACCTGCGCCGGGGCAACGTGCCCCCCGAGGAGCTGCGGAG ccccaccaggTTTTACCCCGTTTCTCGCCGGGTACCCGACTACTACTCGCCCTACTCGCCCCAGTACCCCGAGGACTACCAGTACTACCCGCCCGGCGTGCGCCCTGACAGCATCTGCTCCATGCCCGCCTACGAGCGCGTGAGCCCGCCCTGGGCGCTGGAGGACAAGCGCCCCTCCTTCCGCAACGGGGGCCCCTACCAGCTCCGGGAGTGGAAGGAGCACCCCGCTTTTGGCCGCCAGGACGTCCCGCTTTGGCTCGCCGGCCCCGGCAGGCAGCCGACTTATTTCGACGAGGTGGACGCCGCCTCGGGGTCCCTGCGGCGCATGTCACTGCAGCCCCGCTCCCGCTCCGTGCCGCGCTCGCCCAGCCAGGGCTCCTACACCCGGGCTCGCGTCTACTCCCCCGTCCGCTCGCCCAGCGCCCGCTTCGAGCGGCTGCCACCCCGGGGAGAGGAAATTTACGCCGACCCCGCCGCCTTCATGATGAGGAGGTCCATCAGTTCGCCCAAG TACGACTACCTGGGCGACAGGCGGCCCGTCCCCGCGGGGATGTTCCCGTACCACTACCCAGCATCTCCCACGGTCCACGACAAAATG GATGAACTTTTAGACCTGCAGTTGCAAAGAAACCTAGAGTATTTGGACCAGCAG ATGAGCGAGAGCGAAACCCTGATCAGTATGGTGAACAGGATGGTGGAGACCTCCTCCCCTAGGGCTCAGCTCTACATGCAA GTGACGCCCTTCCCCGAAGCCTACAGGGAGCCTCTGCACGCCTACAAGATAAGCGAGCAAGACACCGAT AAGCTGCTGGGGAAGCTGTGTGAGCAGAACAAGGTGCTGCGGGAGCAGGAGAGGCTGGTGCAGCAGCTTCGAGCGGAGAAG GAGAGCCTGGAGAGTGCCCTGATGGGGACGCACCAGGAGCTGGAGATGTTCGGCAGCCAGCCAGCTTATCCGGAGAAGCTGCTGCACAAGAAGGAATCGCTGCAGAACCAGCTCATCAACATCCGCGTGGAGCTCTCGCAGGCCAGCACG GCTTTGGCCAACAGCACCGCTGAGTACGAGAGCCTGGAGAGCGAGGTGTCCGCCCTGCACGACGACCTCTGGGAGCAGCTGAACCTCGACATCCAG AATGAAATGGTCAACAGGCAGATCCAGAAGGAGATCTGGCGGATCCAGGACGTGATGGAGGGGCTGAGGAAGAACAACCCGTCCCGCGGCACGGACACCGCCAAGCACAGAG tggcCATCGGCCCCTCGGGCACGTACAGCTCCaacagccctgccagccccctgAGCTCGGCCAGCCTCACCAGCCCCCTGAGCCCCTTCTCCCTCGTCTCCGGCTCCCAGGGCTCGCCCACCAAGCCGGGTCCCAGCGAG GAACCCGGCCCGCCTCGACCTCCCCTCCCCAAGTCGTATGTCCCCCTGGAGCCTCCTCCGACCGTCCCTCCGCTCCCTAGCGAGAGCCGCCCCTGGCCGTACCCCACCTCCCCTTCCTGGCAGCGAGGCGGCGAGGCGCAGAGGGGACAG CCCAAGCCGAGCTTCGAGCAGAGCAAGAAGGAGACGCAGCGAGCGGCTGCCCCCACTGCCCCCGCCGAGGGGCCACcgggcaggcaggagcaggaggcagagaagcAAGCGGCTCTCAACAAAG TGGGCATCGTGCCCCCCCGAACCAAGTCTCcgccggaggaggaggtggtgccCGCGGGCAGCATGCTGAGGAGGAGCGCCGGCGGCATGGCCAACGGGCTGGGATCCAAG GAGAGGCCGAAGAGCGCCGTGTTTGCCAACGAGACGAAGGTGAAGATGAGCGTGGAGGAGCAGATCGACCGCATGAAGCGCCACCAGAGCGGCTCCATGAAGGAGAAGCGGcgcagcctgcagctgctgggcagccagcagcccgACACCCCCGGCACGAAGGCACCTGCCTCCTACAAGGTG GTGCGCCGGCACCGCAGCATCCACGAGGTGGACATCTCGGACCTGGAGGCAGCGCTGCGCTCCGACGACCCCGGCAAGGTCCACGAGACGCCCCGGGAGGAGATCGCCCGGCTGCGCAAGATGGAGCTGGAGCCGCAGCACTACGACGTGGATATCAACAAGGAG ctATCCACGCCGGACAAAGTCCTCATCCCCGAGCGGTACATCGAGCTGGAGCCCGACACGCCGCTCAGCCCTGAAGAGatgaaggagaagcagaagaaggtGGAAAGGATAAAAACCCTCATTGCCAAGTCCAG cCTGCAGAACGTCATCCCCCTGGGCGAGGGGGAGGTGGACACCCCCCAGGACCCCGAAacgcagctgcaggagcaggagaagAGGATAGAGATCTCGTGCGCGCTGGCTGCTGAGGCGTCCCGCCGGGGCCGCATGCTCTCGG CTCAAGCCCTGGCCGCTGCCAGCGCCGTCAAGTTCCACGGGGCCACGTTTTAG